ATCCACCATCCTCACTTTGGATTTCGTTTGCCAGTATTGATTCTGGGTGATGCGCCAATTCTGAATAAGTTAAATCAGTTTGTTGACCAAGGAATAAGGCCCATCTAAGATAACCAGGTTCATCAGTTTCAAAGGTTACCTCTAAACTAGTGCTCGAAACAGTTAAGTTGGGTTGCTCAGTAAAAAAAGGAGCGTCAGTATCAGGTATAGGAGCTGGAGTTGTGAAGGTAAAGGATGAAATCTCTGTTTGTAAATTTGGGGTAGCCGCGTTGTCTCTTGCAATAAAGTATAGAGTATAGGACTGATCAGGCAAAAGAGATCCAAAACTAATGGAGGGAGCCAGACCATTTACTGTTCCAACTCGATCAAACATGCCTTGATTGCCATCAAGTAAATTTTCAGTTGATGGGGTTAATAACGAATCCTGAGAAAACCCATAGAATAAATAGGATAGTTCGTTGAATTCAACCTGGACTGTGGCGGATGTCTGATCTATCGAATTAAGATTGATACTCTCTGTAACTGGCGGGTCAAAATCATCGGTAGCTAGTTGATATTGAAGTAGCCATTCATATATATTGTTGGCTCCCGTAGTATTGTTGTAGACATATCCTCTTAATGGATCATGATCATATCCATTCACCAAGTCCAGCACCGGCGATACGGGAGCAGATGGGCTACAATCATTGATAGCACTAATCAAATTAGCGGATTGATAATATGGTACTACTGAATCCTGATTGCCGTGCCACAACCTCAGAATATGATCCTTAAGCTGACAAGGGTAGGGAGCATTAATCAAGTTATATCCATAGGTGGACGTCCAATTGGATAATCCAGCCACTACAGCAGTTGCACGAATTTTGTTTGGATAATTAAGAAGGTATCTATAGGAATCACCACCTCCCGAAGAGTATCCCGTTAGAAAAACATTAGAAGGGTGAATTGATAATTCAGATACTACATGATCAATTAACTGATCAATAATTTCTAAATTCCAGCTAGGATATTGGGTTCCACCTATCCAAGCTTTTTGATGTGGAGATACAACAATGAAGGGGAAATCCTGGCCTTGGTTGGCCAGATAAGCTATTGATCCTTCTCCATCATTACCTAGCATGCGGCTTACATTACCTCCTCTTTCCGCATTGCCGTGAAGCGCGATGAGCAGCGGTTTGTTTTGGTGCGAATCGTAATCTTCCGGATAATAAATGTAGTATTCAGTTGTTCCACCATTGTTCACCGAATGTCTCATGGTATTGAGATACTGGTTTCCCCCTAATTGGGCAAATGTAGAGGTCGTGAAAATGAAAAGGGTATAGAATAATACTACCGAAACCAAACGGTTTCGTTGGGTAAACAGGGACATAAGTTTAATATTAGGTAGACTAAATTCAAAATTAAACCGAATTTCTAAGAGATAGAAAATCAGTAAGCTGTATTTTAACAGATTAACTTAATCATAACACAAGAAGAGTCTGTTATTGGGCATAGATGAGATGTCATTAATTAGACACTTCTGGGTATCAATAGGGCTTATTTATTGATAACAATTTTGCGTTGCACTTGATAAGTCTCTGTGCTAATTGTAATCAAATACAGACCTGAAGGAAGATGCTGAGTATTCAAAGAATACTGATTATTGTTCTGTGAAACGGGTAACTTAATTTGCTTACCTGCTAAATCTTGAAAAACAATATTCACGTAATTTGAGCTTCTAATCGCAACATTAATATTGTTTTTGGCTGGGTTAGGGAATAACTCTATAAATGGGGTGAGATAAATACTCTTGGTATCAGAAAAAGAGAATGACCCATCAAAATCTGTTTGTTTTATCCTATAGTAATTGGTTCCTTGATTTGGATGCAAGTCTTGAATAGAATATCGCAGCTCCTGATTGCTGTTTCCAGCTCCATTGACTCTTTGTATAGATATCCAATTTCTTTGGTCACTAGATCGTTCAATTTCGAAATAGTTATTTTCTATTTCAGAGCTTGTAATCCAATCAATAACTACAGTTTGATTGATAAGTTCTAATGAGAAATCACTGAATACAACTGGCAGTGGTGAATTAGTCATGTCAATTGTAGCAATAGTGAAATTGTCACCATCATCAAGGTTAACACCAGAAAACTGGTAAAGACCTGCACTTGGATTAGTTGCACCACTAATGATTCCAGATCCTGCGACCGTTTCATCATTGAATAAACCATCTTGATCCTGATCAATTAATAGCCTCAAATCTGATGTGTTTACGGGAAGAAGCCCACTCAAATCAAAGGTGACGTCCACATTTCCATTATCATTCTGAATTTCAATATGCCATGTTCTAGCAACTCTACCTTCTAGTCCTTCTCCACCTGGAAAATCAGTTTCATCTTTTGATTCCATCACATCATTATCGTTGCCCCAGATGTAAAATACTCGGTCTGTAGAAAATCCGCTTGACTTTTCTATGATCACTCGAGAGTCAGAGTTGGCTGACCTTGAAGACCTTTGGTCCAAATCTGAAAAATCATCTCGGCCAATACCGGCTATGTCATTGCTATAAGTTGAAAATGTGGTGGCATCCCAAATAGTAGTGGTTTGCGAATCGTAATAATCTGATGGAGAGCTTTGGTCAATAGTTAGGCCATATTTCAATGCCAGATAGGATTCAACCTGACGTTGGTCATTGGTCGATAATTTTTGATTGTAAGCTATGACCTCAGCAATGTCTCCTTGCCATTCGTCGTTTTCTTGTCTGCCTATACCAAATGCACTCCAATCTCCAACTGTATTGTTATAAACTTGGGCTACACTTGCAGACAATCCATTAATCAATTGACCACTAGTTCCGGCCCCATCAGCGAAATTGTTTAATAGGTAAGGAGTATTAGTAGTAAGAATGGTAGTTGTTGGATAATCTACTATTGTAGCATCATTTTGAATTACCCTACCTGAAAGCTCTCCATTTTCTGTGATCCACATTCCAATGTTTTGTGAACTTGAAAATGAGGTAGCGGAGCCTTGGATTATCCCATTGTTTTCTGAGGTAGCGCTAAATGCACTGGCACTTGCAACAGCAAATATATCAAAAGAGCTATTGGTTCCGTCATCTACGGTCGTTGTGAATAAATCTTCTGTACCACTGTATCTTAACGCTGGATTAGAATTGATTGCATTTTCAGTGTAACTGGGGCCTGTGCCAGTTGAAGCAGCATCATCTTCATTAGAACTTTGATCTGACCATGTGGTGACTGGTGATGAACCAATCACCCCTTCGTTGGCTTTGAACCAGACAGCGAGATTACTACTTATACCTCCTGGACCATGAGCCGCGATTTGGGTTCCCAATGTAATTACTTCCCCATCATTGATAGTGATATTGTCGAAATAAACGGTCTTTTCTGTATTATCTGAACTGCTGGCGCCAATTCTTCTTACAAATCCAGTAGTGAAATCTCCATCTCCATCTTCGTCTATCATCAGTTCCATCTGATTGTTAAATGTAACCCCAGTAGCATTGTCCAAATCGATGAGTAGATCTAGTGTTTCACTGAAATTTGTAATGTCTAATTTGAATTCAATACCTAGTCTTGAAGTAACGATTCCTGATGTTGGGATTTCTGTGGCAGATTCGGTTAACGCTTGTCCATTGTGTCCCAGAATAATGGATGATTGATTTTGAGCAAATGTTTCAGGGGTCGTGATATCTCCTCTTGCAACCGTAAAGGAATTGTTTCCGACCTGAAGAGTCGACTTCCCTTGGTTTAATCCAGATGCATCATCCCGAGCGATCCCAATTAACCCATTGTCATAACCAGAATTAGTAGTAGCATCCCAAATCACAGTTCCGTTTGAATTGACATAGTCAGTGGGAGAACTTTGGTCCAGAGCAATTCCATATTTGATGGCAAGGTAAGATTCTATCTGTTTTATTTCTGCGTCGCTCAGACTTTCGTTGTAAATGATGGCTTCACTGATGTAGCCATTAAGAACATTCGCATTTTGACTGTTGAATGTACCTAGGTTTATTCCTCCATTGTCTGAGAATGGTTGTTGAGATGAGGAAGGACTAGTTACTGATTGAAGTCCGTTGATATTGATAATGTTGTTAAGTGAACCATTGAAGCCATATCTAACGGCAATTAGTACTGGTTCATTGGCTGTAACTGTGCCTCCAGAATAGAAATTGGTGTTTCCTTGATATATAGTTGGGGTACTACTCCCATTAAAATAGATGGCATGACTACTGCCCACATCATCCGCCGACACTAAGTTGTTGGCTCCTGTTGTATTGTGCAAAACTGCCACAACTAATTTGGTGTAATCAGAACTTGTTCCGATCGTTCCTATTTGATCGGTTGTGAAGAAGTCACCAGTGCCGTCAAAATCCACAGATGGGTTGTAGTTGATGTTATCAGTAGAGTTGTCCACATAGGCTGGATCTCCACTAGGAGTAGCCGTAGCACTCAGATTACTTTGTCCTGCCCAGGAGGTTATAGTGGCTCCATCAGTGGATGGACTTACCCCTGCATCTGCTTTGAACCACATCCTTAAATCTGAGCCTAATCCACCGGGTGCTTCCCCTGTGGTGGCTAAAGTAAAGTAAGTTCCATGATCCAGATCAACAGCGCTAAATGTAATTGTGTTATTAGAAAGTATGTCTGCGGCTGTTTCGGTCGCTCCGGTTGTGAAATCAGTATCAGTGTCTGCTAGTAATTTAAAATCACTAGCAACTGCTCCTCCTAATCCTAAACTTGCTATGTCAAAAGTAATAGAGATAGAACCCGCATCTCCACCAGTTCCTAATTCGGAAAAGTACCATGTTCTGCCACATCTAAAATTGACTGTACTTGGAATGCCTGATTGAGTAGCAAGAAGTGATCCGTCATCATTACCAATGATTACAAATTGTTCATCGCTGGAAAATGCCCCTCCCTTGTCCAAAGTAATGATGCCATCACTATTCATTGATTTAGATTTTTGCTGGTCCAATGAGGAACTAACATCATAACCTATACCGGTAATGTCATTGTCAAATCCTCCTCCTGTTATCCAGATTGTAGTCCCATCTGAGGCTATATAATCTCTAGTGAGACTAATGCCGTATTTGATTGCCAAGTAGGTTTCAACCTGTGCAAGTTCTGAGTCAGAAATTTCGTTGTTGTAAACAACCACTTCGGCAATTCTTCCATCCATATTGTTGCCATTTTGAAAGGCTCCTATCTGAATGGCTCCACCATCCGTGAAGGAGGTTGTGGATGTGTTACTTGCTATCTGGTTTCCATTGAGATTTAGAATGTTGTCCAAAGTGCCCCCTGTATTTCCTCTAAACCTACCTGAAATAATATAGGGTGATCCAGAAGTAATCGAGCTGCCCGAAAGAATGGGAGAGCCATGAAAAAGGGTTGGAGCATCACCACTGGCATTATTGATAAATAAAGCATGATTACCTGAAGCCCCAGAGGAAATTA
This is a stretch of genomic DNA from Reichenbachiella ulvae. It encodes these proteins:
- a CDS encoding T9SS type A sorting domain-containing protein codes for the protein MRKTTLFNLFLILAVFSVNAQNPGGIGDTELVLWLKADAGTSTTIDGTELDTWTDQSPTGTSATNNGTPEYRNNTTDNLNFNPVVDFINPDGDYFTTTATSLLGAGNAYTKIVVTIIDNTTINNNLISSGASGNHALFINNASGDAPTLFHGSPILSGSSITSGSPYIISGRFRGNTGGTLDNILNLNGNQIASNTSTTSFTDGGAIQIGAFQNGNNMDGRIAEVVVYNNEISDSELAQVETYLAIKYGISLTRDYIASDGTTIWITGGGFDNDITGIGYDVSSSLDQQKSKSMNSDGIITLDKGGAFSSDEQFVIIGNDDGSLLATQSGIPSTVNFRCGRTWYFSELGTGGDAGSISITFDIASLGLGGAVASDFKLLADTDTDFTTGATETAADILSNNTITFSAVDLDHGTYFTLATTGEAPGGLGSDLRMWFKADAGVSPSTDGATITSWAGQSNLSATATPSGDPAYVDNSTDNINYNPSVDFDGTGDFFTTDQIGTIGTSSDYTKLVVAVLHNTTGANNLVSADDVGSSHAIYFNGSSTPTIYQGNTNFYSGGTVTANEPVLIAVRYGFNGSLNNIININGLQSVTSPSSSQQPFSDNGGINLGTFNSQNANVLNGYISEAIIYNESLSDAEIKQIESYLAIKYGIALDQSSPTDYVNSNGTVIWDATTNSGYDNGLIGIARDDASGLNQGKSTLQVGNNSFTVARGDITTPETFAQNQSSIILGHNGQALTESATEIPTSGIVTSRLGIEFKLDITNFSETLDLLIDLDNATGVTFNNQMELMIDEDGDGDFTTGFVRRIGASSSDNTEKTVYFDNITINDGEVITLGTQIAAHGPGGISSNLAVWFKANEGVIGSSPVTTWSDQSSNEDDAASTGTGPSYTENAINSNPALRYSGTEDLFTTTVDDGTNSSFDIFAVASASAFSATSENNGIIQGSATSFSSSQNIGMWITENGELSGRVIQNDATIVDYPTTTILTTNTPYLLNNFADGAGTSGQLINGLSASVAQVYNNTVGDWSAFGIGRQENDEWQGDIAEVIAYNQKLSTNDQRQVESYLALKYGLTIDQSSPSDYYDSQTTTIWDATTFSTYSNDIAGIGRDDFSDLDQRSSRSANSDSRVIIEKSSGFSTDRVFYIWGNDNDVMESKDETDFPGGEGLEGRVARTWHIEIQNDNGNVDVTFDLSGLLPVNTSDLRLLIDQDQDGLFNDETVAGSGIISGATNPSAGLYQFSGVNLDDGDNFTIATIDMTNSPLPVVFSDFSLELINQTVVIDWITSSEIENNYFEIERSSDQRNWISIQRVNGAGNSNQELRYSIQDLHPNQGTNYYRIKQTDFDGSFSFSDTKSIYLTPFIELFPNPAKNNINVAIRSSNYVNIVFQDLAGKQIKLPVSQNNNQYSLNTQHLPSGLYLITISTETYQVQRKIVINK